CTCCCGTTCCCACCAACATTTCAGTACACTTGTCCTGATAATACTCGAATAGAAATTCAATTAAACGTTTCCCGTATCCCTGACGTTGAAAAAAAGGAACAGTAGCAATATTCTTGATTTCATAAATGCCTTCCCCTTCACGAGTTACCACACAGGCAGCTTTCAATCCATTGTCATACAGAACGAACATATCGCCACGTTCCAAATACCGGTCTATCATATCCTCTTGTTCGTCAGCCAAGAGTAACAGTTCGAGGAATTCTTTCTTATCTGAAATTACTTTTTTTATCTCCATATTATCTAGTTTGCCATAAAGATATAAAAAACTAAAATACCATAGTCTACTTTAACGAAACTTATCCTGATATTTGAAATAAATACTATACATGTATTTGCCGGTGTTCTAAAATAGTATTCATATTCTCCAGCGCCCACCCTACCAGTCCTTCAATATGAGGAAT
The DNA window shown above is from Bacteroides faecium and carries:
- a CDS encoding GNAT family N-acetyltransferase; amino-acid sequence: MEIKKVISDKKEFLELLLLADEQEDMIDRYLERGDMFVLYDNGLKAACVVTREGEGIYEIKNIATVPFFQRQGYGKRLIEFLFEYYQDKCTEMLVGTGDALSTISFYEYCGFTISHRIENFFTDNYDHPMYEEGKQLVDMVYLKKIF